A genomic region of Zygotorulaspora mrakii chromosome 7, complete sequence contains the following coding sequences:
- the DNF1 gene encoding aminophospholipid-translocating P4-type ATPase DNF1 (similar to Saccharomyces cerevisiae DNF2 (YDR093W) and DNF1 (YER166W); ancestral locus Anc_8.231): MPPAEEIKSPFGDDSALSPFDDTFEFEQSTANATSQPRSANGSAGIYGHPRVNFLENANDKKRPEFSEQSNTFEEEDEYTYEDDDNDVHSFKKTPKLGGPSPAFEDVALDNNEPGGKINPDTAGMKRLRMGTQRNTKGRPNVGRAKTLRWAKKNFHNPFEDTKKEENLDETGMQNRSNELRTIYYNMPLTESMLDEEGNPIADYARNKIRTTKYTPITFFPKNIMFQFQNFANVYFLVLIILGAFQIFGVTNPGLNAVPLIVIVIITAIKDAFEDSRRTVLDLEVNNTRTHILSGIKNENVSADNVSLWRKFKKANTRIMFKFFEFCKEHMTEDGKRRRLQRKRHDLHRQRNSMSDGPRNSLDSVGSYRPSADYGRFSADYGRPSLDYNDTGNIVTGANDVSILDRSLPPVPDCKFAKDYWKNVKVGDIIRVHNNDEIPADIILLSTSDADGACYVETKNLDGETNLKVRQSLKCSYRLRNSRDASRTKFWLESEGPHANLYSYQGNLKWVDSADQELKNEPITINNMLLRGCTLRNTKWAMGIVVFTGSDTKIMLNAGVTPTKKSRISRELNFSVIINFFVLFILCLISGIVNGVYYRRQNQSRQSYEFGTIAGNAATNGFVSFLVAVILYQSLVPISLYISVEIIKTAQAAFIYGDVLLYNAKLDYPCTPKSWNISDDLGQIEYIFSDKTGTLTQNVMEFKKTTINGISYGRAYTEALAGLRKRQGIDVESEGIREREEIAKDKDDMINELRGLSSNSQFNPDEITFVSKEFVQDLKGSSGEMQKRCCEHFMLALALCHSVLVEPHKNDPKKLELKAQSPDEAALVGTARDMGFSFVGKTKNGLVVEIQGIKKEFQIMNILEFNSSRKRMSCIVKIPGETAATQPKALLICKGADSVIYSRLSRRVGANDENLLEKTALHLEQYATEGLRTLCIAQRELPWSDYLKWNEKYDLAAASVTNREEQLDEVADAIERELVLLGGTAIEDRLQDGVPDSIALLAEAGIKLWVLTGDKVETAINIGFSCNLLNNEMELLVIKHAGEDVEEFGNSPGEIVENLVTKYLREKFNMNGSEEELANVKKVHDVPKGEFGVIIDGDALKLALINEDMKRKFLLLCKNCKAVLCCRVSPSQKAAVVKLVKNSLSVMTLAIGDGSNDVAMIQAADVGVGIAGEEGRQAVMCSDYAIGQFRYLTRLILVHGRWSYKRLAEMIPEFFYKNVIFTLALFWYGIYNDFDGSYLFEYTYLMFYNLAFTSLPVIFLGILDQDVNDTISLIVPQLYRVGILRTEWNQTKFLWYMLDGLYQSIICFFFPYLIYRKTMYVTQNGYGLDHRYYVGIMVTTIAVVSCNMYVWIHQYRWDWFTGLWISISCLVVFGWTGIWTSSLTSGEFWKAGARVYNTPAFWAVFFVGVLFCLLPRFTWDCFTKMFNPKDIEIVREMWQRGDFDHYPPGYDPTDPNRPKVTKSGKFGEQVLSLGGAVESSGANNYSRDTVVTEEIPMKIFDPQDGSPRQLVRDEPWKSSPRETQNLLQSPRLQEDAEHQSRFMSSTRPLEERFQGRTSLDRTRTQMLASNQLDNRYSVERTRASLDLPGVTHASDLMRKSTDYAE, encoded by the coding sequence ATGCCGCCTGCggaagaaataaaatcGCCATTTGGCGACGACAGTGCTCTATCACCATTTGATgatacttttgaatttgaacaGAGTACCGCTAACGCAACGTCGCAACCTAGAAGTGCAAATGGCAGCGCTGGAATATACGGTCATCCACGAGTGAATTTTCTGGAAAACGCAAATGACAAGAAGCGACCTGAATTCAGCGAGCAATCGaatacttttgaagaagaagatgagtACACGTACGAGGACGATGACAACGATGTGCactctttcaagaaaacGCCAAAACTGGGTGGCCCATCACCAGCTTTTGAGGATGTGGCACTTGATAATAACGAGCCTGGTGGAAAAATCAATCCTGATACAGCGGGTATGAAGAGATTACGTATGGGAACTCAAAGAAATACGAAGGGCAGACCAAATGTTGGTAGAGCGAAAACTCTCAGATGGgctaaaaaaaattttcataatCCATTCGAAGACacaaagaaagaggaaaatcTCGATGAGACCGGTATGCAAAATCGTTCAAATGAGCTGAGAACCATTTACTATAACATGCCTCTAACTGAGAGCATGCTTGATGAAGAAGGGAATCCGATTGCGGACTATGCAAGGAATAAGATCAGAACAACAAAGTATACGCCGattactttttttccaaagaatataatgtttcaatttcaaaattttgcaaatgtttattttttggttttaATTATTCTTGGTgcatttcaaatttttggtGTCACCAATCCTGGCCTAAACGCTGTGCCATTGATTGTTATCGTTATTATAACTGCAATTAAAGATGCTTTTGAGGATTCAAGACGTACAGTCTTGGACTTGGAAGTTAATAACACAAGGACTCATATTCTCAGTGGGataaagaatgaaaatgtcTCAGCTGATAACGTTTCTCTTTGgagaaaattcaaaaaggcAAATACAAGAATTATGTTCAAGTTTTTCGAATTTTGTAAAGAGCACATGACTGAAGatggtaaaagaagaaggctGCAACGCAAACGTCATGATTTGCATCGTCAACGAAATTCAATGAGTGATGGTCCAAGGAATTCTCTAGACTCTGTTGGAAGTTATAGGCCATCAGCGGATTACGGAAGATTTTCAGCGGATTATGGTCGGCCGTCACTTGATTACAATGATACTGGTAACATCGTCACAGGCGCGAATGACGTAAGTATTTTGGATAGATCTTTACCTCCTGTACCGGATTGTAAGTTTGCTAAAGATTACTGgaaaaatgtaaaagtTGGTGATATTATTCGTGTTCACAACAATGACGAGATACCTGCTGATATTATCTTACTATCAACTTCTGATGCAGATGGTGCATGTTACGTGGAAACGAAAAACTTAGATGGTgaaacaaatttgaaagttcGGCAATCCTTAAAATGCAGTTATCGGTTaagaaattcaagagaTGCCTCCAGAACTAAATTCTGGCTCGAAAGCGAAGGTCCTCATGCAAATTTGTATTCGTATCAAGGTAATTTGAAATGGGTCGATTCAGCTGATCAAGAGCTAAAAAATGAACCAATAACGATTAACAATATGCTACTACGTGGTTGTACATTAAGGAATACAAAATGGGCAATGGGTATCGTAGTATTTACTGGTAGCGACACAAAGATTATGTTAAATGCTGGTGTAAcaccaacaaaaaaatcgaGAATTTCCAGAGAGCTAAATTTTTCCGTTattattaatttttttgttttgttcattCTCTGTCTCATTTCTGGTATTGTTAATGGTGTTTATTACCGAAGACAAAATCAGTCCCGTCAGTCTTATGAGTTTGGTACTATAGCTGGTAATGCAGCTACAAATGGttttgtttcatttttggtggCTGTTATCCTTTATCAATCATTGGTTCCTATTTCTTTGTATATTTCTGTGGAAATTATCAAGACTGCTCAAGCGGCTTTCATTTACGGCGACGTTTTACTTTACAATGCCAAGCTAGATTATCCGTGTACACCGAAATCGTGGAATATTTCCGATGATTTGGGCCAAATTGAGTATATATTTTCAGATAAAACTGGTACACTTACACAAAACGTTATGGAATTTAAAAAGACAACTATTAATGGTATTTCATACGGCAGAGCTTACACCGAGGCACTAGCGGGCTTGAGAAAACGACAAGGTATTGATGTGGAATCGGAGGGTATTCgtgaaagagaagaaattgcaaaGGATAAAGATGACATGATAAATGAGCTGAGAGGACTTTCTAGCAATTCTCAATTCAACCCCGATGAAATTACTTTTGTTTCCAAAGAATTTGTACAAGACCTAAAGGGAAGCAGTGGTGAAATGCAAAAAAGGTGCTGCGAGCATTTCATGTTGGCTTTAGCCTTATGTCATTCCGTGCTTGTTGAACCTCATAAAAATGacccaaaaaaattagaatTAAAAGCGCAGTCCCCCGATGAAGCTGCATTAGTTGGTACAGCCAGAGATATGGGTTTCAGTTTCGTGGGCAAAACTAAAAATGGTTTAGTGGTTGAGATCCAAggtatcaaaaaagaatttcagATTATGAATATACTGGAATTCAACTCTTCCAGAAAGAGGATGAGCTGTATCGTCAAAATACCTGGCGAAACAGCTGCTACACAGCCGAAAGCTCTTTTGATCTGTAAAGGTGCAGATTCTGTCATATATTCTAGATTGAGTCGGAGAGTTGGTGCTAACGATGAGAATttacttgaaaaaactgcTTTACATCTGGAACAATACGCTACAGAGGGTTTAAGAACTCTTTGTATTGCACAGAGAGAGCTACCATGGTCCGACTACTTAAAATGGAATGAAAAGTATGATCTGGCAGCTGCATCTGTGACAAATAGAGAAGAACAGTTGGATGAGGTAGCTGACGCCATTGAACGTGAGTTAGTATTATTAGGTGGTACCGCCATCGAGGATAGATTACAAGACGGAGTGCCCGACTCTATTGCGTTATTGGCAGAAGCTGGTATCAAACTGTGGGTTTTAACTGGTGATAAAGTTGAAACAGCAATTAATATAGGGTTTTCATGCAATTTATTGAACAATGAAATGGAGCTACTCGTTATTAAGCATGCTGGAGAAGATGTAGAAGAATTTGGTAATAGTCCGGGTGAGATTGTGGAAAACTTGGTCACGAAGTACTTGAGAGAGAAATTCAATATGAATGGttctgaagaagaacttGCAAATGTTAAAAAAGTGCATGACGTGCCAAAAGGCGAATTCGGTGTCATCATCGATGGTGATGCGTTGAAATTGGCTTTAATTAATGAAGATATGAAGCGGAAATTTTTGCTTTTGTGCAAAAATTGTAAAGCAGTTTTATGTTGTAGAGTTTCCCCTTCTCAAAAAGCTGCTGTTGTCAAACTAGTAAAGAACTCTCTATCTGTGATGACGTTAGCCATTGGAGATGGTTCCAATGATGTTGCCATGATTCAAGCTGCAGATGTTGGTGTTGGTATTGCTGGTGAGGAAGGTCGCCAAGCTGTTATGTGCTCCGATTATGCCATTGGTCAATTCAGATATCTGACTAGATTGATTCTTGTTCATGGAAGATGGTCTTATAAAAGATTGGCAGAAATGATTCCggaatttttttacaagAATGTTATCTTTACGCTTGCATTATTCTGGTACGGTATCTATAACGATTTTGATGGTTCATATCTGTTTGAGTACACTTATCTGATGTTTTACAATTTGGCTTTTACATCCCTACCAGTTATTTTCCTAGGTATATTGGATCAGGATGTAAATGATACCATTTCCTTGATAGTTCCACAACTTTACCGTGTCGGTATTTTAAGAACGGAATGGAATCAAACTAAGTTCTTATGGTATATGTTAGATGGTCTTTACCAATCGATCAtctgcttctttttcccttACCTCATATACCGTAAGACAATGTACGTTACACAAAATGGGTATGGCCTGGATCATCGTTACTATGTTGGTATCATGGTCACCACTATTGCCGTCGTTTCTTGTAACATGTATGTCTGGATTCATCAATATAGATGGGATTGGTTCACGGGTCTTTGGATTTCGATATCGTGTCTAGTCGTGTTTGGTTGGACAGGTATTTGGACGAGTTCTTTGACAAGTGGTGAATTTTGGAAAGCTGGCGCTCGTGTTTACAATACACCAGCATTTTGGGCGGTCTTCTTCGTTGGTGTGTTATTCTGTTTGTTACCAAGATTTACTTGGGATTGCTTTACCAAGATGTTTAATCCTAAGGATATCGAAATTGTTAGAGAAATGTGGCAACGTGGTGATTTCGATCACTATCCGCCTGGCTACGATCCAACTGATCCTAATAGGCCAAAAGTCACAAAATCTGGTAAATTTGGTGAGCAAGTGCTATCATTAGGAGGCGCAGTCGAGAGTTCAGGTGCAAACAATTATTCTCGTGATACAGTCGTCACAGAAGAAATAccgatgaaaatatttgatcCTCAAGACGGCTCTCCAAGGCAGCTAGTCAGAGACGAACCCTGGAAGTCATCTCCAAGAGAAACTCAAAATCTCTTACAATCGCCCCGTCTGCAAGAAGACGCCGAGCATCAGTCGCGATTTATGTCCTCCACGAGACCACTCGAAGAGCGTTTTCAAGGGAGAACATCTCTAGATCGTACTAGAACTCAGATGCTAGCATCTAATCAGCTGGATAACAGATATTCAGTTGAAAGAACTAGAGCATCCCTGGATCTGCCGGGCGTGACACATGCCTCAGACCTCATGAGGAAAAGCACTGATTATGCAGAATAG
- the MXR1 gene encoding peptide-methionine-S-sulfoxide reductase (similar to Saccharomyces cerevisiae MXR1 (YER042W); ancestral locus Anc_3.541): MMSTVSKTIKFNPQTEKLLTLGAGCFWGTEHIYRKEFGDRITDYKVGYANGDESKKDLKDAISYKRVCGGDTDFNEVLQVSYNPKTVGMKELVDFFFRIHDPTTLNSQGPDTGTQYRSSLFAHSQEDLQLLKELKAQWQPKWNNRIKTEVEMIQNFFDAEEYHQLYLDRNPNGYSCPTHYVRDM, translated from the coding sequence ATGATGTCTACTGTTTCCAAGACCATCAAGTTTAACCCACAGACAGAGAAGCTGCTCACGCTGGGAGCCGGGTGTTTCTGGGGTACAGAGCACATATATCGCAAAGAATTCGGCGATAGGATTACCGATTATAAAGTTGGTTATGCCAATGGCGATGAATCTAAAAaggatttgaaagatgCGATATCTTACAAAAGGGTCTGTGGTGGTGACACAGATTTCAATGAAGTTTTGCAGGTGTCATACAATCCCAAAACGGTCGGCATGAAAGAATTggttgatttcttcttcagaatCCACGATCCAACGACTTTGAACTCACAGGGTCCGGACACAGGCACCCAGTATCGCAGTTCCTTGTTTGCACATTCTCAGGAGGATCTACAGTTGTTGAAAGAGCTCAAAGCACAGTGGCAACCGAAATGGAACAACAGGATAAAAACAGAGGTggaaatgattcaaaattttttcgaCGCCGAGGAATATCATCAGTTGTATCTGGACAGGAATCCAAACGGATATTCATGTCCTACACACTACGTCAGGGACATGTAG
- the MTC3 gene encoding Mtc3p (similar to Saccharomyces cerevisiae YGL226W; ancestral locus Anc_3.542), with translation MILALKRHNIVRRTFAQISYNPPDVSEIASKWRTLQPLLKEEIIEYLNWKMEDNWDKMSKNEMKAVYYISYGDWGPRSSSGTGQLPPSYLIWKSLFSGILFTALGVSVTNMIKDKRTNAKLQELGELRKPD, from the coding sequence ATGATACTTGCATTGAAACGCCATAACATAGTTAGGCGAACGTTCGCGCAGATTTCTTATAATCCACCTGATGTATCTGAAATAGCGTCGAAGTGGCGCACATTACAACCCCTGTTGAAGGAGGAAATCATCGAATACctgaattggaaaatggaAGACAACTGGGAcaaaatgtcaaaaaaCGAGATGAAAGCCGTCTATTACATATCCTACGGTGACTGGGGACCGAGATCTTCGTCGGGAACAGGTCAATTACCACCTAGCTACCTCATCTGGAAGAGCCTCTTTAGCGGCATCCTGTTTACAGCTCTGGGCGTATCGGTGACAAATATGATCAAGGATAAAAGGACTAATGCCAAACTTCAAGAACTCGGAGAGCTCAGGAAGCCCGATTAA
- the OST5 gene encoding dolichyl-diphosphooligosaccharide--protein glycotransferase subunit (similar to Saccharomyces cerevisiae OST5 (YGL226C- A); ancestral locus Anc_3.543), translating into MAYEQLIKEFKKAKPIGNSDLDIQPRYAAIALFLSLLLITSALITANSKKSFPLKFITYTFLSAGGSLFFGLGAIYLANSVGVYI; encoded by the exons ATGGCTTATGAACAGCTCATT AAAGAATTTAAGAAAGCGAAACCAATTGGCAACTCTGATCTAGATATACAGCCTAGATATGCAGCaattgctctttttttatcactTCTACTGATTACTTCTGCTCTAATAACCGCTAATTCTAAAAAATCGTTTCCTTTAAAATTTATCACGTATACATTTCTAAGTGCAGGTGGTAGTCTCTTTTTCGGTCTTGGTGCCATTTATCTAGCCAATTCTGTTGGAGTTTACATTTGA
- the VID30 gene encoding glucose-induced degradation complex subunit VID30 (similar to Saccharomyces cerevisiae VID30 (YGL227W); ancestral locus Anc_3.544): MSVYMDEVDYEFITSLFPEYLLQQPIAYYLWASYFQQKKLFHKLKSSKSTSINSGFVSNDFSVGRPPTKLSYAMRKVIWQKLMNLGVLGTLSFDSANDEYLVQAHKYFYPGRSSLFAGNSLDIHRMKGGELYDVNASAEENRLSILNQADREEQMSDINEDINEYVEDRQPLSDRGEDELDDQDDVAADEGNNSSNSSRESSHTESMCFYPALNSHKFPPKSKKNTANSDIYRMLEYNLPSQWSTQSSNSVLLSADGVSLLKPNPNWQAYLAYERSNYSSRNRSRNSFSGNQKNNFAVTWANNPLHAAKIGLFYYEIRVLSVTSSQGAQNSNIVVGYKYWSDADTDATSQRTENERSSTATQTSDLGEGLRSSLRGSSSTSEATVNTPEMGTAGKMGVDEGFFGYCGSDGSITASSQSKTYSKPFGRDDVIGCGVNFVNGTIFFTKNGICLGTAFTDFYDFNLIPYIALKPGNSVRTNFGLYEEFVFDILGYQQRWKAKSYKHIFRSIDSDDISNEFESDEEVNVNEESGRNDNEMDIDDEKEKEENSNSEFDPDLILRDSRSEKDQMYRPNVDKINTLNTGDDSIPSTLHTMINDYLIHEGLIDVAKGFLKDLKKNDVQEDNEGKSNAVMRHNERQIIKEEKNLNIRQELRRFITHGNISQCLEYTETHLPGLLQENIELLFELKTAQYLLTILNHKDYPIEKIVTKGQELSKEFVYDESISQELRERFRNQLSNVSALLAYEDPINEPPEELTAYLSSDFLQDRLYQAVNTSVLTFLQKDSECELENVISYTRAMLSTLMNYEAEGSVVFNGTELRYYKTVNMDEDLLNL, from the coding sequence ATGTCAGTGTATATGGACGAAGTTGATTATGAATTCATCACTAGTCTTTTCCCGGAGTATCTGTTGCAGCAGCCAATCGCATACTATCTATGGGCGTCTTACTTTCAACAGAAAAAGCTCTTTCACAAATTAAAGAGCTCTAAGAGTACTTCAATCAACAGTGGATTTGTTTCGAACGATTTTAGTGTGGGACGCCCTCCTACTAAGCTTTCATATGCAATGAGGAAAGTGATATGGCAAAAACTTATGAATTTGGGTGTCCTGGGAACATTGTCATTTGACTCAGCTAATGACGAGTATTTGGTACAAGCTCATAAGTATTTCTATCCTGGAAGGTCTTCCTTATTTGCTGGCAACTCGCTTGATATACATAGGATGAAAGGCGGCGAGCTGTATGATGTTAATGCTTCTGCAGAGGAAAATCGTTTATCAATCCTAAACCAGGCTGACAGAGAAGAACAAATGAGTGATATTAACGAGGATATCAATGAATATGTTGAAGATAGGCAACCCTTGTCTGACCGTGGTGAGGATGAGCTCGATGATCAAGATGATGTAGCAGCAGATGAAGGAAATAACAGCTCTAACTCCTCCAGGGAATCTTCGCATACTGAATCAATGTGCTTTTATCCAGCATTGAACAGCCATAAGTTCCCTCCCAAATCGAAAAAGAATACAGCAAACAGCGACATATATCGTATGCTCGAATATAATTTACCAAGTCAATGGTCTACTCAGTCAAGTAATAGCGTTCTTTTATCAGCGGATGGTGTCTCATTACTGAAACCAAATCCTAATTGGCAAGCATATTTGGCATATGAAAGATCCAATTATTCTTCAAGAAATAGATCGCGAAACTCTTTCTCGggaaaccaaaaaaataactTCGCAGTTACTTGGGCAAATAATCCATTGCATGCAGCTAAAATAGGGTTATTCTATTACGAAATTCGAGTGCTTAGTGTAACTAGTTCTCAAGGAGCTCAGAATAGTAACATAGTTGTTGGATACAAGTATTGGTCAGATGCTGACACTGACGCGACGTCACAACGCACTGAAAACGAACGTAGTTCAACTGCAACTCAAACATCTGACCTCGGGGAGGGTCTAAGATCGTCACTTCGTGGCAGTAGTTCAACGAGTGAGGCTACCGTAAACACCCCAGAAATGGGGACTGCAGGAAAAATGGGGGTGGACGAAGGTTTTTTCGGATACTGTGGTAGTGATGGTTCCATAACTGCTAGTTCACAGTCAAAAACATATTCAAAACCATTTGGACGTGATGATGTTATAGGATGTGGTGTCAATTTTGTCAACGGTACAATATTTTTCACTAAAAATGGTATTTGCCTTGGCACTGCATTCACTGACTTCTATGATTTCAACTTGATACCATATATCGCATTGAAACCAGGAAACTCCGTGAGGACAAATTTTGGACTTTATGAAGAGTTTGTATTCGACATACTTGGATATCAACAAAGATGGAAGGCCAAATCTTACAAACATATATTCAGATCGATAGATAGCgatgatatttcaaacGAATTTGAATCGGATGAGGAAGTAAACGTAAATGAAGAGAGCGGACgtaatgataatgaaatggacattgatgatgaaaaggagAAGGAGGAGAACAGTAATAGCGAATTTGATCCGGACTTAATACTGCGTGACTCCAGATCTGAAAAGGACCAAATGTACAGGCCTAATGTTGACAAAATAAATACTTTAAATACTGGTGACGATTCTATACCATCTACTTTGCATACTATGATCAATGACTATCTAATACACGAGGGTTTAATCGATGTTGCGAAGGGATTTTTAAAGgatctgaaaaagaatgatgTTCAGGAGGACAATGAGGGCAAGTCAAATGCTGTCATGAGGCATAACGAAAGACAgattatcaaagaagagaaaaatctGAATATAAGACAAGAACTGAGACGTTTCATTACTCATGGTAATATTTCTCAATGCTTGGAGTACACTGAGACGCATTTACCTGGACTTTTGCAAGAGAACATTGAGCTCTTGTTCGAATTGAAAACGGCTCAATACCTATTAACTATACTGAATCACAAAGACTatccaattgaaaaaattgttacCAAGGGTCAAGAGCTCTCGAAAGAGTTCGTTTACGATGAAAGCATCTCTCAAGAGTTACGAGAAAGATTCAGAAATCAGTTAAGTAATGTTTCAGCCCTGCTAGCTTACGAAGACCCTATCAATGAGCCACCGGAAGAATTGACAGCCTATCTATCAAGTGACTTCCTACAAGATAGATTATATCAAGCCGTCAATACTAGCGTTCTGACTTTCCTGCAGAAAGATAGCGAGTGTGAACTTGAAAATGTAATAAGTTATACCAGAGCAATGCTGTCGACTTTAATGAACTACGAAGCTGAAGGATCGGTGGTGTTCAACGGAACTGAACTTAGATATTATAAAACTGTAAACATGGACGAAGATCTATTAAATCTCTAG
- the SAH1 gene encoding adenosylhomocysteinase (similar to Saccharomyces cerevisiae SAH1 (YER043C); ancestral locus Anc_3.545), whose protein sequence is MSAPAQNYKVSDISLAAFGRKEIELAEHEMPGLMAIRKAYADVQPLKGARIAGCLHMTIQTAVLIETLVALGAEVTWTSCNIYSTQDHAASAIAASGVPVFAWKGETEEEYLWCIEQQLFAFKDGKKLNLILDDGGDLTSFVHDKYPEMLNDCFGLSEETTTGVHHLYRMVKENKLKVPAINVNDSVTKSKFDNLYGCRESLIDGIKRATDVMVAGKVAVVAGYGDVGKGCAAALKGFGARVIVTEIDPINALQAAMEGYQVATMDEACSSGQIFVTTTGCRDIITGAHFAKMPEDAIVCNIGHFDIEIDVAWLKENAKECVNIKPQVDRYLLNSGRHVILLANGRLVNLGCATGHSSFVMSCSFSNQVLAQIALFKADDKQFREKYVEFEKTGPFSVGVHILPKILDEAVAKFHLGNLGVKLTTLSHVQSEYLGIQEQGPYKPDHYRY, encoded by the coding sequence ATGTCAGCACCAGCTCAAAACTACAAAGTCTCTGACATTTCCCTAGCCGCTTTCGGTAGAAAGGAAATTGAATTAGCCGAACATGAAATGCCAGGTCTAATGGCTATCAGAAAAGCGTATGCTGACGTGCAACCATTGAAAGGCGCCCGTATTGCAGGTTGTTTACACATGACTATTCAAACTGCCGTTTTGATCGAGACTTTAGTCGCCTTAGGTGCTGAAGTCACCTGGACTTCTTGTAACATTTACTCTACCCAGGACCATGCTGCCTCTGCTATTGCTGCTTCTGGTGTCCCAGTTTTCGCTTGGAAAGGtgaaactgaagaagagtATTTATGGTGTATTGAGCAGCAATTATTTGCTTTCAAGGAcggcaaaaaattgaatttgattcTAGATGATGGTGGTGATTTGACCTCATTCGTTCACGACAAATACCCAGAGATGTTGAACGATTGTTTCGGTCTTTCTGAAGAGACCACTACTGGTGTCCATCACTTGTATAGAATGGTCAAAGAGAATAAATTGAAGGTTCCTGCTATCAACGTCAATGACTCCGTTACAAAATCTAAGTTCGATAACTTGTACGGTTGTAGAGAATCTTTGATCGATGGTATCAAGAGAGCCACCGATGTCATGGTTGCTGGTAAAGTTGCAGTCGTTGCAGGTTACGGTGATGTTGGTAAAGGTTGTGCTGCTGCTTTGAAGGGTTTCGGTGCTCGTGTTATCGTTACTGAAATCGATCCAATCAATGCCTTACAAGCCGCTATGGAGGGTTACCAGGTAGCAACAATGGATGAAGCTTGTAGCTCTggtcaaatttttgttaCCACTACTGGTTGTAGAGATATTATTACAGGTGCTCATTTCGCTAAAATGCCAGAAGATGCTATCGTCTGTAACATTGGCCATTTCGATATCGAAATCGATGTCGCTTggttgaaagaaaatgctaAGGAATGTGTCAACATTAAACCACAAGTTGACCGTTATTTGCTAAACTCTGGCAGACATGTCATCCTATTGGCTAACGGTAGATTAGTTAACTTGGGTTGTGCTACTGGTCACTCCTCTTTTGTCATGTCCTGTTCATTTTCCAACCAAGTTTTGGCACAAATTGCTTTGTTCAAGGCCGATGACAAACAATTCAGAGAGAAATACGTTGAATTCGAGAAGACTGGTCCATTCAGTGTAGGTGTTCATATTTTACCAAAGATCTTAGACGAAGCTGTCGCTAAATTCCACTTGGGTAACCTGGGTGTTAAATTGACTACCCTAAGTCATGTCCAATCCGAATACTTGGGTATTCAAGAACAAGGTCCATACAAGCCTGACCACTACAGATATTAG